One genomic region from Coffea eugenioides isolate CCC68of unplaced genomic scaffold, Ceug_1.0 ScVebR1_2873;HRSCAF=3985, whole genome shotgun sequence encodes:
- the LOC113757260 gene encoding uncharacterized protein LOC113757260 has product MVDIAAGRYIGDKTLEEFEKKSNLEEMMLQYMQKVDQKMDQFDKLAQSQQASIQNLKRQVGQLVKVVTKRAPGKLPSSTEVNPKETTMAVTLRSGKVLDDLVIKSKTKPSAKHRRSGIAIKSEETGDSGNGSCEKIKGKIINFLKEIVSNKKKLEDFVEVSLTEECSAMLQNGFPIKMKDPESFNVPCQFEHIIVDKCLCDHGYSVNLISLSFFRKLKFANLGPIQVILQLADRSVCYPIGIVDDLLVKVGKFYFPTDLLVLDMEEDICMPIILGREVLAMEEANIDLLEGKLILSIGKEKEKFNVFELLK; this is encoded by the exons GAGAAAAAGTCCAACCTTGAAGAAATGATGCTACAATACATGCAAAAGGTGGACCAAAAGATGGACCAGTTTgacaaacttgctcaatctcaaCAAGCCTCCATTCAAAATCTTAAAAGGCAAGTTGGTCAACTAGTAAAGGTAGTAACTAAAAGGGCACCAGGGAAATTGCCTAGTAGCACTGAGGTGAACCCAAAAGAAACTACTATGGCTGTGACTCTTCGTTCAGGCAAAGTATTGGATGATCTTGTCATTAAATCCAAGACTAAACCAAGTGCAAAGCATAGGAGGAGCGGAATTGCTATTAAAAGTGAAGAAACTGGGGATTCGGGGAATGGTTCATGTGAAAAAATCAAGGGGAAGATAATCAAC ttcttgaaagaaaTAGTGTCTAATAAAAAGAAGTTAGAAGACTTTGTAGAGGTGTCTCTTACTGAGGAATGCAGTGCAATGCTACAAAATGGTTTTCCTATCAAGATGAAAGATCCAGAGAGTTTTAATGTACCTTGTCAATTTGAACATATTATTGTTGATAAATGTTTGTGTGACCATGGATATAGTGTTAATTTGATATCTCTATCATTTTTCAGGAAATTAAAGTTTGCCAATTTGGGGCCTATTCAAGTGATTCTACAACTGGCTGATCGTTCAGTGTGTTATCCTATTGGTATTGTTGACGATCTATTAGTTAAAGTTggtaaattttattttcctaCTGATCTTCTTGTTCTTGACATGGAGGAGGATATTTGTATGCCAATTATCCTCGGTAGAGAGgttttagctatggaagaggCTAATATAGACTtacttgaaggaaaattgatTTTAAGTATTggtaaagagaaagaaaaatttaaTGTCTTTGAACTCTTAAAATAG